Proteins found in one Parasteatoda tepidariorum isolate YZ-2023 chromosome 7, CAS_Ptep_4.0, whole genome shotgun sequence genomic segment:
- the LOC107444853 gene encoding uncharacterized protein gives MLKHAIKQVVHKCDRCFESFDDKRALERHTKIHKKEAKKYRCFYCSKKFSKSSSLLKHEKKHNQEDSSESEKEEIIFKSKTNSKPAIANSKVSVAASPDKSIASAKENPAELKEDSAHWKKHNQDDSSASGKVEIISKSKTKSKNSTANSKVTVAASLDKPIAFVKENSVELKEDSPISPAHWKKPDQDDSSTSEKEEIILISKTKSKPAILNSKVSTVSLASIKENSVELKEDSPVIVINSPEQLEENLFAPQQELPLSFIEVPSVSSMEKSYMLEDTKEFDLSKTSPQTYKEKSPTPPNIEQSSTHWKKKKMSSQNVWSPAREAIESKSFSFLGKKIYDRNQTVSSELALNLSKKPGGDGNY, from the coding sequence ATGCTGAAACATGCAATCAAGCAAGTAGTCCATAAATGCGATCGTTGCTTCGAGAGTTTCGATGACAAAAGGGCTCTAGAAAGGCATACGAAGATACACAAGAAAGAAGCTAAGAAATACCGATGCTTCTACtgcagcaaaaaattttctaaatcatCATCTTTGCTGAAGCATGAGAAGAAACATAACCAAGAGGATTCCTCGGAGTcagaaaaggaagaaattatttttaaaagcaaaactaattcCAAGCCTGCCATTGCAAACTCAAAAGTCTCAGTAGCTGCATCTCCAGACAAGTCTATAGCTTCTGCAAAAGAGAACCCCGCTGAGTTGAAAGAGGATTCAGCGCATTGGAAGAAACACAACCAAGACGATTCCTCGGCATCAGGAAAAGtggaaattatttctaaaagtaaaactaaatcaAAGAATTCCACTGCAAACTCAAAAGTAACAGTAGCTGCATCTCTAGACAAGCCTATAgcttttgtaaaagaaaactcCGTTGAACTGAAAGAGGATTCACCAATCTCTCCAGCACACTGGAAGAAACCCGACCAAGACGATTCCTCAACATcagaaaaggaagaaattatTCTCATAAGCAAAACTAAATCCAAACCTGCcattttaaactcaaaagtCTCGACTGTATCTTTAGcttctataaaagaaaattccgtTGAATTGAAAGAGGATTCACCAGTCATTGTTATAAACAGCCCGGAACAGCTTGAAGAAAATCTCTTTGCACCTCAACAAGAGCTACCTCTTAGTTTTATAGAAGTTCCTTCAGTGTCTTCTATGGAAAAATCCTACATGCTTGAAGACACCAAGGAATTCGATTTATCCAAAACTTCCCCACAGACTTACAAGGAGAAATCTCCTACACCACCAAACATAGAACAGTCTTCTACGcattggaagaagaaaaaaatgtcttccCAAAATGTTTGGTCACCTGCGCGAGAAGCTATAGAAAGTAAATCATTTAGTTTCctcgggaaaaaaatttatgataggAACCAAACCGTTTCGTCTGAGTTAGCactaaatttgtcaaaaaaaccAGGCGGTGATGGAAATTATTAA